TGCACGGAGTGCACGAGTTGCCGGCGCATGGGAATTAGCATTGTCGTCGTGCGCGGGTTTGCCTTGGATTTGGCGATCACCAAGTAACGCTTCTTTTGAATGGACTAGTCCAGGCGGTAGGAACGTTAAGAATGAAATGGCGCAAAGCCCCGGTTGCGCAGGGTCAAGGGGGAATCGGTGTCAACGGTCAACTTTGCATAGCCCATAAGGTCGGTGGCAGGCGGAACTTTCGAACTGTACAACTGGTCCCCTACCGCAGAAGAGCAATCGCGGTCGATTGAAGTTGAAAACGCAAAGCAGTTGTATTTCATttacaaatatttatttacatCCTTGTAAAGAATCTGCTGTGTAAACGGGATGAACAAAGATGATATTGCTTCCGAACGGTGTACTGTTCGCGAAAGCGGAATTTGGTATTACGCTCAAACACAAGCATCAACGGTTCGCGTcacgatcctgctgctgctgccgatcgtACGACCGACCGTAGGGTGCGCTACCGCTACTGCGATCGCCACGACCACGTTCGAAGCGATTTTGATAGTCGCGATTGCTCCGGTTTTCATAATGATTGTTTCTATTGTAATCATCCCGATCCCCGTGGTAGGATCGTTGCCTTGAACCGTCGTATCGCTGTCCTTGCGAATAATGGCCACCTCTTCCTCTATTGTCATGGAACCGACGATCATTGCGGTGACCCCGCCAgggaccgccgccgccaccacgacGAAATCCTGGGTTCCACGGGTAAACTATCGGTGGAGGGTGCGATGCACGCTTACAGTACTCCATAAACTCCTCATCCAGATCCGTGAACCGGTTCGCGTACTCATGCTCACACTCTTCCAGAAACGCTTGCTCCTCAGCAGACAGTAAGTAAATGTGTCTCTTTGGATCCACCATGTtcggaccgtttttttttcctttggctACCACACTACGTCCTTTCAATTCTCGCGCAGAACCTTTTCCTTCATAAGCAAAGAGTTCACGTCTGAAATGGTCCAACGGATTAAGATCCTGGTAAGCGCACCGATTTCCAAGGTTAACTCAATCAAAAACTTACATCCTTCCGTGATAATGCTGTTGTGAATCAGCGCATAGAAGCCGGCGTCCGAAGGGAAGTTGCGCTCAATTGTCGCggtttcgatcggttcgaaCATAAAACCGACTACCATGCGGCACTTGGGGCACATGCAAAACTTCCAAGCATAGCCGGGAAACCAGGACGATTTTGCGATCCACCGTTGCTatagaggaaggaggaaggaagggccaAAATACATCAATAAATCACACGcaatcgaccgatcgataaAGGTACGTCACCTACCGCTGTTATCTTCTGGCAGGAGGCTTGTTTGACCAGGAAAATTGTGTATCTGAATCCGCGCGAGTTCTGCACTTCCTGGATCAACACGGACCGGCCTTCGGTGAGTGTGTGGTTGGTAGCGCTGAGGGCGAGTGGGCTGTACTTATCGAAAAGCAGATTCGCTACGCTAACATCATTTCCGCAGGTCCGGCACACGAAATAATCTGCAATCGAAGGATGCGTGAAAGGCGTTACCTCCGTTACTGTCGGCGCAAGTGCCACCGgcgtaaatttaattaatgctCACCTTCAATCAAcgtttcctcctcttcgtggCCTTCCTCCGCCAGAGATGCAGGCACGAGATGCAAAACGAGTAAAATGGCCAAAGAAATTATTCGCATTAATCCACGATTTTGCTTGCACTTCATAACGCATCGCAGAGAACCACAGCCCGCAGAGCCCGTTTCCTAAGGTTCTCGATTCAGCATTCTTTTCTGGGGTTTCACGGCTATCTTTTTCAACCACAACGCGAGCGGAAAAGTATTTGAAGTTGTCCTCGAGTTTTCCGGGAAAGGTCGCAATTTCCACGGTTTTCCCCTTTCTCGGTACTTTTCCAACGGGTATGGCTGCGGTAGTTGCAAATAACTCTAATTTGCTCTGAAATCGCACGAAATTGTTCCAAAATTCacgaatttatttaaaaattctgattttcccgatttttcaacaatttttagCCAAAACATCGGCACAGTACCGCGCCAACCTTTCTTCGCgtggaattttaattttagatgaaaattttgatttgtttggttCAAAACGCTTGTATtctatcgaccatcactgttacatttgcttcgtcgtttacaCCACTGCGGTTTCAGGAGTCGAAAATACCGGGGTTCGTTTCTCTGAACTTTCGATTCCTGGACCCGTTTATACGTTAAAGCTGGATTCAAGCTGAAGCGCGCTTGAGTTTATGAGTCAAATATTTTCCGATTCCGGGCTTTCCGACGCggttttttggtattttccgaGTTAATTAACCACTTTCGAGCGATCAGCGTATTTCCTCG
The sequence above is a segment of the Anopheles darlingi chromosome 2, idAnoDarlMG_H_01, whole genome shotgun sequence genome. Coding sequences within it:
- the LOC125950628 gene encoding uncharacterized protein LOC125950628, with translation MKCKQNRGLMRIISLAILLVLHLVPASLAEEGHEEEETLIEDYFVCRTCGNDVSVANLLFDKYSPLALSATNHTLTEGRSVLIQEVQNSRGFRYTIFLVKQASCQKITAQRWIAKSSWFPGYAWKFCMCPKCRMVVGFMFEPIETATIERNFPSDAGFYALIHNSIITEGYVNSLLMKEKVLREN